One Sphingomonas endolithica DNA segment encodes these proteins:
- a CDS encoding MFS transporter has translation MLAARLRHFLTEERWEFAPHERAIMPGSPASPDHPKERRLAYGAIAVLVGLTGGLGTALISVNTVQLQGSLGLDPAEIAWLPTVYVMTNASINLLLIKFRQQYGLRPFTLIFLGLYVLLTFAHLFVSDFSSAVAVRAASGMAGAALSSLSLYYMMQALPAKWRLKAIVVGIGIPQCAIPLARLFSPELLAMSQWRALYLFELGLALLSLAAVSLLRLPPTDRRPAFERLDFVTFILFGGSVALFAAVLGEGRIVWWRDTPWIGWALAAAIPMFAAALIVEHGRANPLLNTRWLGSADILRFTVVTIMARIVLSEQTYAAVGLLTVLGQNNDQLGTLYTIIFLASIAGVVASAVTLNVEKLTHPVMLAIGLVAVAAFVDSYSTNLTRAAQLYWTQGVIAFAATFFLGPALLFGMTRALQQGTGHIISFLALFGLVNGIGGLAGSALLGTYQSYAEKAHSAAIVQNIDPTDPIVQARITAGGAGVARVMGDATLRTAEGGALLSQTATREANVLAYDDTFRLIGILATLTTLYLGFLLARRGWRERRDAVRGVTT, from the coding sequence ATGCTCGCCGCCCGCCTTCGCCATTTCCTGACCGAGGAACGCTGGGAATTCGCCCCGCACGAACGCGCGATCATGCCCGGATCGCCAGCGTCGCCCGATCATCCGAAGGAGCGCCGGCTCGCATACGGCGCCATCGCCGTGCTGGTCGGCCTGACCGGCGGGCTCGGGACGGCGCTGATCTCGGTCAACACCGTGCAGTTGCAGGGCTCGCTAGGGCTCGATCCGGCGGAGATCGCCTGGCTGCCGACCGTCTATGTGATGACCAATGCGTCGATCAACCTGCTACTGATCAAGTTTCGCCAGCAATATGGCCTGCGCCCATTCACGCTGATCTTCCTCGGCCTCTACGTGCTGCTGACCTTCGCGCATCTGTTCGTCAGCGACTTCTCGTCCGCCGTCGCGGTGCGCGCGGCCAGCGGCATGGCCGGCGCCGCTTTGTCGTCGCTCAGCCTCTATTACATGATGCAGGCGCTGCCCGCCAAATGGCGGCTGAAGGCGATCGTCGTCGGCATCGGCATCCCGCAATGCGCCATTCCGCTGGCGCGCCTGTTCTCGCCCGAACTGCTCGCCATGTCGCAGTGGCGCGCCTTGTACCTGTTCGAACTCGGCCTGGCCCTGCTGTCGCTGGCCGCGGTCAGCCTGCTCCGCCTGCCGCCGACCGATCGGCGCCCGGCGTTCGAACGGCTCGATTTCGTGACCTTCATCCTGTTTGGCGGCAGCGTCGCGCTGTTCGCGGCGGTGCTCGGCGAAGGACGGATCGTGTGGTGGCGCGACACGCCGTGGATCGGCTGGGCGCTCGCCGCCGCGATCCCGATGTTCGCCGCCGCGCTGATCGTCGAGCATGGCCGCGCCAACCCGCTGCTCAACACGCGCTGGCTGGGCAGTGCCGACATCCTGCGCTTCACCGTGGTCACGATCATGGCGCGGATCGTGCTGTCGGAACAGACCTATGCCGCGGTCGGTCTGCTGACGGTGCTGGGCCAAAACAACGATCAACTCGGCACGCTGTACACGATCATCTTCCTCGCCTCGATCGCTGGCGTCGTGGCGAGTGCGGTGACGCTGAACGTCGAGAAGCTGACCCATCCGGTGATGCTGGCCATCGGGCTGGTTGCCGTGGCCGCCTTCGTCGACTCCTACTCCACCAACCTGACGCGCGCGGCGCAGCTATATTGGACGCAAGGGGTGATCGCCTTTGCCGCGACCTTCTTCCTGGGGCCGGCCTTGCTGTTCGGCATGACCCGCGCGTTGCAGCAGGGGACCGGACACATCATCAGCTTTCTCGCGCTGTTCGGCCTGGTCAACGGCATTGGCGGCCTCGCGGGTTCCGCGCTGCTCGGCACGTATCAGAGCTATGCCGAGAAGGCGCATAGTGCGGCGATCGTGCAGAATATCGATCCGACCGACCCGATCGTGCAGGCGCGCATCACCGCGGGCGGCGCGGGTGTGGCGCGGGTGATGGGCGATGCCACGCTGCGCACTGCCGAGGGTGGCGCGCTGCTATCGCAGACGGCGACGCGCGAGGCGAACGTGCTTGCCTATGACGATACGTTCCGGCTGATCGGCATCCTCGCAACGCTGACGACGCTGTATCTCGGCTTCCTGCTGGCACGTCGTGGGTGGCGCGAGCGGCGCGATGCGGTACGTGGGGTAACGACATGA
- a CDS encoding nucleotidyltransferase family protein, giving the protein MSFNALVLAGSRGGRDPVADYAGVTDKALIVVGGRTMLARVTDALRGAGAERIVVVVSSTAVRDHARALGLETIDGAAGPSESAGRGFALLGAPLLVTTADHALLEPDWIMQFIANVPPGADVAALLARRDTVERAMPETKRTYLRFSDGAWSGCNLFYLATPQAAAAVKLWQRVERDRKRPWRIVRRLGPGLLLRYVIGRLPLSTALSHLGKTAGISASMVASPYGLAAVDVDKPSDLDLVRGLI; this is encoded by the coding sequence GTGAGCTTCAACGCCTTGGTGCTGGCGGGCTCGCGTGGCGGACGCGATCCCGTGGCCGATTATGCCGGAGTGACCGACAAGGCGCTGATCGTCGTGGGCGGACGGACGATGCTGGCGCGGGTCACAGACGCGCTGCGCGGCGCCGGGGCCGAACGGATCGTGGTCGTGGTATCGTCGACGGCGGTGCGCGATCATGCCCGGGCGCTGGGGCTGGAGACGATCGACGGCGCGGCGGGGCCAAGCGAGAGCGCCGGCCGCGGTTTCGCGCTGCTCGGCGCGCCGTTGCTGGTGACCACTGCCGATCACGCGCTGCTGGAGCCGGACTGGATCATGCAGTTCATCGCCAACGTGCCACCGGGCGCGGATGTCGCCGCCTTGCTGGCCAGGCGAGATACGGTCGAGCGGGCGATGCCCGAGACCAAGCGCACCTATCTGCGCTTCTCGGACGGTGCCTGGTCTGGGTGCAACCTGTTCTACCTGGCGACGCCGCAGGCCGCTGCCGCCGTCAAGCTGTGGCAGCGCGTCGAACGCGATCGCAAACGGCCGTGGCGGATCGTCCGGCGACTGGGGCCGGGATTGCTGCTGCGCTACGTCATCGGACGGCTGCCGCTATCGACCGCGCTCAGCCATCTCGGCAAGACCGCGGGGATCTCGGCGTCGATGGTGGCGTCGCCTTACGGCCTTGCCGCGGTCGACGTCGACAAGCCCTCGGACCTCGATCTGGTGCGGGGGCTGATTTAA
- the arsH gene encoding arsenical resistance protein ArsH, whose protein sequence is MPLRTLPDPDHLPALDRRYALARPATGLGAGDPPPRILLLHGSLRERSYSRLCVEEAARLLRFFGAETRIFDPSTLPLPDQVTGDDHPAVHELRALSMWSEGQVWCSPERHGQISAIMKLQIDHLPLSMGGMRPTQGRTLAVMQVSAGSQSFNSVNTLRVLGRWMRMVTIPNQSSVAKAFAEFDDAGRMKPSGYYDRIVDVMEELVRFTVLLRPHAAQLVDRYSERKDAGVPIDAATDLSSIATGPQSGS, encoded by the coding sequence ATGCCGCTGCGCACGCTCCCCGATCCCGATCACCTTCCCGCGCTTGATCGACGCTATGCGCTGGCCCGGCCCGCTACCGGGTTGGGTGCTGGCGACCCGCCCCCGCGCATTCTGCTGCTCCACGGCTCGTTGCGGGAGCGGTCCTATTCCAGGTTGTGCGTCGAGGAGGCCGCGCGGCTGCTCCGATTCTTCGGTGCGGAAACTCGCATCTTCGATCCCTCGACCCTGCCGCTCCCGGACCAAGTGACCGGTGACGACCATCCGGCCGTTCACGAATTGCGTGCGCTGTCGATGTGGTCGGAGGGGCAAGTGTGGTGCAGCCCCGAACGGCACGGCCAGATCAGCGCGATTATGAAGCTCCAGATCGACCACCTGCCGCTGTCGATGGGCGGGATGCGGCCGACACAGGGCCGGACCCTAGCCGTCATGCAGGTGTCGGCGGGATCGCAGTCATTCAACAGCGTGAACACCCTGCGCGTCCTCGGCCGATGGATGCGGATGGTGACGATCCCGAACCAGTCGAGCGTGGCCAAGGCATTCGCGGAGTTCGACGATGCCGGGCGGATGAAGCCGTCCGGCTATTACGACCGGATCGTCGATGTGATGGAAGAGCTGGTCCGCTTCACGGTCCTGCTGCGCCCGCATGCCGCGCAGCTCGTCGACCGTTACTCCGAACGCAAGGATGCCGGCGTGCCGATCGATGCGGCGACCGATCTCTCGAGCATCGCGACAGGGCCTCAATCAGGGAGCTGA
- the arsC gene encoding arsenate reductase (glutaredoxin) (This arsenate reductase requires both glutathione and glutaredoxin to convert arsenate to arsenite, after which the efflux transporter formed by ArsA and ArsB can extrude the arsenite from the cell, providing resistance.) gives MAVDIVIYHNPACGTSRNTLAMIRNAGIEPHVVEYLKTPPSRALLVELIDRAVITPRDLLREKGTPYAELGLADGALSDEALLDAMMAHPVLINRPLVVSPLGVRLCRPSETVLDLLPEPQQGAFAKEDGEQVANASGQRIA, from the coding sequence GTGGCCGTCGACATCGTGATCTACCACAACCCTGCCTGCGGCACGTCGCGCAACACGCTGGCGATGATCCGCAACGCCGGCATCGAACCGCACGTGGTCGAGTATCTGAAGACCCCGCCGTCGCGCGCGTTGTTGGTCGAACTGATCGACCGTGCCGTCATCACGCCCCGCGACCTGCTACGCGAGAAGGGCACGCCCTACGCCGAACTCGGCCTTGCCGATGGCGCGCTGTCCGACGAGGCGCTGCTCGATGCGATGATGGCGCACCCGGTTCTGATCAACCGACCGCTGGTCGTCTCGCCCCTCGGTGTGAGGCTCTGCCGTCCATCCGAAACCGTTCTCGATCTGCTGCCGGAGCCGCAGCAGGGCGCCTTTGCCAAGGAAGACGGCGAACAGGTCGCCAATGCCTCGGGGCAGCGCATCGCCTGA
- a CDS encoding lipopolysaccharide biosynthesis protein: protein MRHWFADGVFRTVLRNAGYLGSTKLVGAALGLIALACAGRGLTPALFGVLMIIHTYATGAGGLVKFQTWQYIVRYATPALLHGDEVRAKDVIRFAFGLDLASGMVGMVGAMLLLPWLAGYFGIGGDYLYVALAYCTLVPTMAEATATGSLRVLDRFDLIAAQQLVTPLLRGAGALIAYWGDFGLPGFVIAWYVGDLSGDLVLWGFAVRELKRRGMLDALRPGMFGVARRLPEAWKFVWTTNAAHTVYAAWGPLSNLVVATILGPVAAGLYKIASTLLDSATKPAELLRRGYYPEIMRLDPREPRPWLLGLRTGLLAGMAGLVVVGIVLLGGKPLIALAFGAKYLAAFDLLRLMVFSLAIQMATFPLESLLYMAGRQRAALIAQVVAVTAYLMMLGVLTHRFGLIGAGLAYLLGTVMIALCMLVATLDAYRKRGTLPWSGSGSGSGSGAGAVPA, encoded by the coding sequence ATGAGGCACTGGTTCGCCGACGGCGTGTTCCGCACCGTGCTGCGCAATGCGGGCTATCTCGGATCGACTAAGCTGGTCGGCGCGGCGCTGGGGCTGATCGCGCTGGCCTGTGCCGGGCGGGGCCTGACGCCTGCCTTGTTCGGCGTGCTGATGATCATCCACACCTATGCGACGGGCGCGGGCGGGTTGGTGAAGTTCCAGACCTGGCAATATATCGTGCGCTACGCGACCCCTGCGCTGCTGCATGGCGACGAGGTGCGCGCGAAGGACGTAATCCGCTTCGCCTTCGGGCTCGATCTGGCAAGCGGCATGGTCGGCATGGTCGGGGCGATGCTGCTATTGCCGTGGCTGGCCGGCTATTTCGGGATCGGGGGCGACTATCTGTACGTCGCCCTGGCCTATTGCACCTTGGTGCCGACGATGGCCGAGGCGACCGCGACGGGCAGCTTGCGCGTGCTCGATCGGTTCGACCTGATCGCGGCGCAGCAATTGGTGACCCCACTGCTGCGCGGTGCCGGCGCGCTGATCGCCTATTGGGGGGATTTCGGCCTGCCGGGCTTCGTGATCGCCTGGTATGTGGGGGACCTGTCGGGCGATCTGGTGCTGTGGGGCTTTGCCGTGCGCGAATTGAAGCGGCGCGGCATGCTGGATGCGTTGCGCCCCGGCATGTTCGGCGTGGCGCGGCGCCTGCCCGAGGCGTGGAAGTTCGTGTGGACGACGAATGCCGCCCACACCGTCTATGCCGCCTGGGGGCCGCTCAGCAATCTGGTGGTGGCGACGATCCTGGGGCCGGTCGCCGCCGGCCTGTACAAGATCGCCAGCACCCTGCTCGATTCGGCGACCAAGCCCGCCGAATTGCTTCGGCGCGGCTATTATCCCGAGATCATGCGGCTCGACCCGCGTGAGCCGCGGCCCTGGCTGCTGGGGCTGCGCACCGGTCTGCTCGCCGGGATGGCCGGGCTGGTAGTGGTGGGAATCGTGTTGCTCGGCGGCAAGCCGCTGATCGCGCTGGCGTTCGGCGCCAAATATCTCGCCGCGTTCGATCTGCTGCGGCTGATGGTCTTTTCGCTGGCGATCCAGATGGCGACCTTCCCGCTCGAATCCCTGCTCTATATGGCGGGCCGGCAGCGTGCCGCGTTGATCGCGCAGGTCGTCGCGGTCACTGCCTATCTGATGATGCTGGGCGTGCTGACGCACCGCTTCGGCCTGATCGGTGCCGGGCTGGCTTATCTGCTGGGCACGGTGATGATAGCGTTGTGCATGCTGGTGGCGACGCTCGATGCGTACCGCAAACGCGGAACGTTGCCCTGGTCGGGGTCGGGGTCGGGGTCGGGGTCGGGGGCGGGGGCGGTGCCGGCATAA
- a CDS encoding DUF2141 domain-containing protein has protein sequence MLLLTLAALQMASAPLRLDTAQCRPGTAHPVIVRITGFANRAGRIRVRLFGGPPSSYFDKRKALVRTEFAVPRSGVVEICVPAPRAGTYAVDVRHDVNGDGQTDRQDGGGASGNPRVSLLDVLLSRKPDTRRVQFSVGDGNTIVPVTLMYLQGGSVRPINGAN, from the coding sequence ATGTTACTTCTCACCCTTGCCGCGCTGCAGATGGCGAGCGCGCCGCTTCGCCTCGACACGGCGCAATGTCGCCCGGGCACCGCCCACCCCGTCATCGTGCGCATCACCGGCTTTGCCAACCGCGCCGGACGCATCCGCGTGCGCCTGTTCGGCGGACCGCCGTCGAGCTATTTCGATAAGCGCAAGGCGCTGGTGCGCACCGAATTCGCCGTGCCGAGAAGCGGCGTGGTGGAGATCTGCGTGCCCGCCCCCCGCGCCGGCACCTATGCGGTGGACGTGCGCCACGATGTGAATGGCGACGGACAGACCGATCGGCAGGATGGCGGTGGCGCATCCGGCAACCCGCGGGTGAGCCTGCTCGACGTGCTGTTGTCGCGCAAGCCCGACACGCGCCGCGTGCAGTTCAGCGTGGGTGACGGCAACACGATCGTGCCGGTGACGTTGATGTATCTGCAAGGCGGGTCCGTTCGCCCGATCAACGGCGCGAACTGA
- a CDS encoding phospholipase D-like domain-containing protein: MLKARRRIMLIGWDFDARINLGESSEAPDAPAKVGEFILWLVNRNPELEVYLLRWDMGALKTLFRGSTVLTMLKWMRHPRIHTKLDAKHPPAASHHQKIVVIDDCFAFCGGIDMTGDRWDTRQHIDNDPGRHRPNGTPYKPWHDATTALTGPVAAALGEHARARWERAGGPPLAPITGANDCWPDDLVKDFEHVAVAIARSSPEMADCAPVTEIERLYLDQIARAKRMIYAESQYFASRRIAEAIAKRLEEEDGPEIVLINPVSAQGWLEPVAMDTARARLYESLRGRDKHRRFRIYHAYTAGGEAIYVHAKIMIVDDRTLRVGSSNMNNRSLRLDTECDVTIDAAQPGNEQVGPTILAIRDGLLAEHLGLPRDEVTAHLAGSQSLIATIEALRGEGKTLRPYEPPELSDMKAWLADNEVLDAEGPGQMFEGIGKGGLFRRLRPA, encoded by the coding sequence ATGCTGAAGGCCAGGCGCCGCATCATGCTGATCGGCTGGGACTTCGATGCGCGGATCAATCTCGGCGAAAGCAGCGAGGCGCCCGATGCGCCTGCCAAGGTCGGCGAGTTCATCCTGTGGCTGGTCAACCGCAACCCCGAACTGGAAGTCTATCTGCTGCGCTGGGACATGGGCGCGCTCAAGACCCTGTTCCGGGGATCGACGGTGCTGACGATGCTGAAGTGGATGCGGCACCCGCGCATCCATACCAAGCTGGACGCCAAGCATCCGCCGGCCGCGTCGCATCACCAGAAGATCGTGGTGATCGACGATTGCTTCGCCTTTTGCGGCGGGATCGACATGACCGGCGACCGCTGGGACACACGGCAACACATCGATAACGATCCCGGCCGCCATCGCCCCAACGGCACGCCGTACAAGCCGTGGCACGATGCCACTACGGCGCTGACCGGGCCGGTCGCCGCCGCGCTGGGCGAACATGCGCGCGCGCGCTGGGAACGGGCGGGCGGACCGCCACTCGCCCCGATCACCGGCGCCAACGACTGCTGGCCGGACGATCTGGTCAAGGATTTCGAGCATGTCGCGGTGGCGATCGCCCGCTCGTCGCCCGAAATGGCGGATTGCGCCCCGGTGACCGAGATCGAGCGGCTATACCTCGACCAGATCGCGCGGGCGAAGCGCATGATCTATGCCGAGAGCCAATATTTCGCTTCGCGCCGCATTGCCGAGGCGATCGCCAAGCGGCTCGAGGAGGAAGACGGGCCGGAGATCGTGCTGATCAATCCGGTGTCGGCCCAGGGCTGGCTGGAGCCGGTGGCGATGGATACTGCGCGCGCGCGCCTGTACGAGTCGTTGCGCGGGCGGGACAAGCACCGGCGCTTTCGCATCTATCACGCCTATACCGCCGGCGGCGAGGCGATCTACGTCCATGCCAAAATCATGATCGTGGACGATCGTACGTTGCGCGTAGGCTCCTCGAACATGAACAATCGTTCGCTGCGGCTCGATACCGAATGCGATGTCACGATCGACGCGGCGCAACCGGGCAACGAGCAGGTCGGCCCGACCATCCTGGCGATCCGGGACGGACTGCTGGCCGAGCATCTCGGCCTGCCACGCGACGAGGTGACCGCGCATCTCGCCGGCTCGCAATCGCTGATCGCGACGATCGAGGCACTGCGCGGTGAAGGCAAGACGCTGCGCCCTTATGAGCCCCCGGAACTCTCCGACATGAAGGCGTGGCTGGCGGACAACGAGGTGCTCGATGCCGAAGGGCCTGGGCAGATGTTCGAGGGGATCGGCAAGGGGGGCCTGTTTCGGCGCTTGCGGCCCGCCTGA
- a CDS encoding diacylglycerol/lipid kinase family protein, whose protein sequence is MNTRLPGAAKSDQTHGLVAFEGAQLQERAAARLRVAAQRVEPEVRIGVIHNIRARHNIASHPPLVVAGCEHAMPRSHAELHDVLAHFASHGVNALVIDGGDGTVRDVLSAAPGHFPDAFPRIAIIPSGKTNALTQDLGIPDDWTTADAVRAVTAGHTQQRHPLEVWRPKALRAELRGFIFGAGAFVRATELAQTTHRFGAFNGLAVGLSIFGAVAQTLFGGRDNSWRRGEPMRIAPAGGPRAGEVLDGPQYMLLGSTLSRMPLGIKPFGAERPGLKTLRIDASPRRLVAALPALLGGMDRPWLASAGYHREDAERIDVTLNSGFILDGEMFEGGEISLRQGAAITFVVP, encoded by the coding sequence ATGAACACGAGATTACCGGGTGCCGCGAAAAGCGACCAGACGCACGGGCTCGTGGCGTTCGAGGGCGCGCAACTGCAGGAGCGTGCCGCAGCACGGCTGCGGGTGGCAGCACAGCGGGTCGAGCCGGAAGTCCGCATCGGCGTGATCCACAATATCCGCGCGCGTCACAATATCGCCAGCCACCCGCCGCTGGTGGTCGCCGGATGCGAGCATGCCATGCCGCGGTCGCATGCCGAACTGCACGACGTACTGGCGCATTTCGCCTCGCACGGGGTCAACGCGCTGGTCATCGATGGTGGCGACGGCACGGTGCGCGACGTGCTGTCCGCTGCGCCGGGCCATTTCCCCGACGCCTTTCCCCGCATCGCCATCATCCCCTCGGGCAAGACCAACGCCCTGACGCAGGATCTCGGCATTCCGGACGATTGGACGACCGCCGATGCGGTGCGCGCGGTCACCGCTGGCCATACGCAGCAGCGGCATCCGCTCGAGGTGTGGCGCCCGAAAGCACTGCGTGCCGAGTTGCGTGGCTTCATCTTCGGTGCGGGCGCCTTCGTGCGCGCGACCGAGCTGGCCCAGACGACGCATCGGTTCGGGGCGTTCAACGGCCTTGCCGTCGGCCTGTCGATCTTCGGCGCGGTGGCGCAGACATTGTTCGGTGGACGCGACAATTCGTGGCGGCGCGGCGAGCCGATGCGGATCGCGCCGGCCGGCGGCCCACGCGCCGGCGAGGTGCTGGATGGCCCGCAATACATGCTGCTGGGATCGACGCTCAGCCGCATGCCGCTGGGCATCAAGCCGTTCGGGGCGGAGCGGCCGGGATTAAAGACCTTGCGGATCGACGCCTCGCCACGGCGGCTGGTGGCGGCCTTGCCGGCGCTGCTCGGCGGCATGGACCGGCCGTGGCTTGCATCGGCGGGCTATCATCGTGAAGATGCCGAGCGTATCGATGTGACGTTGAACAGTGGCTTCATCCTGGATGGTGAGATGTTCGAAGGCGGCGAGATAAGCCTGCGGCAGGGCGCCGCGATCACGTTCGTGGTCCCATGA
- a CDS encoding SPL family radical SAM protein, translating into MNPPLPAEVRAAKLWRPKQVLITPSAASWDHGREIAERCASLGIDVRTLPSDRLSLAFPDDERQAYAAAKQTLAIVVAPPSKRRLQPIAPSADWRVDLAEGCPAHCSYCYLAGSLKGPPITRAYANLPEIIDELPRHLGQGTITSRSAARVHEGTTFEASCYTDPLALEHLTGSLSALIAWFGAWQADAQLRFTSKFDAVAPLLQLEHGGRTRMRASLNPAAFARFEGGTSPVAARIAALGRMAQAGYPIGLTIAPIIAAPGWERAYGGLIGQVAELLAAIPQLDLTVELITHRYSPGSKATLESWYPGSDLDMGLGNRTEKRTKFGSVKFVYDATTMRALRTFFETEIGRLLPMARILYWT; encoded by the coding sequence ATGAACCCACCGCTTCCCGCAGAAGTGCGGGCAGCGAAGCTGTGGCGACCCAAACAGGTGCTGATCACGCCGTCCGCCGCTTCGTGGGATCATGGCCGCGAGATCGCCGAGCGCTGCGCGAGTCTGGGCATCGACGTGCGCACCTTGCCGTCGGACCGGCTGTCGCTGGCCTTCCCCGACGACGAGCGCCAGGCCTATGCCGCTGCCAAGCAGACGCTGGCGATCGTCGTCGCGCCGCCGTCCAAACGCCGCCTGCAACCGATCGCGCCCTCGGCCGACTGGCGCGTCGACCTGGCCGAGGGCTGCCCGGCGCATTGCAGCTACTGCTACCTGGCGGGTTCGCTGAAGGGCCCGCCGATCACCCGCGCTTATGCCAATTTGCCCGAGATCATCGACGAACTACCCAGGCATCTCGGGCAAGGCACGATCACCTCGCGCTCGGCGGCGCGCGTGCACGAAGGCACGACGTTCGAGGCGAGCTGCTACACCGATCCGCTCGCGCTCGAACATCTCACCGGCTCGCTATCGGCGCTGATCGCATGGTTCGGCGCGTGGCAGGCCGACGCGCAATTGCGTTTCACCAGCAAGTTCGATGCCGTCGCACCGTTGCTGCAGCTCGAGCACGGCGGCCGTACGCGCATGCGCGCATCACTCAACCCCGCCGCCTTCGCCCGCTTCGAAGGCGGTACCAGTCCAGTCGCGGCGCGGATCGCGGCGCTCGGCCGCATGGCGCAGGCCGGCTACCCGATTGGCCTGACCATCGCCCCGATCATCGCCGCACCCGGCTGGGAACGGGCCTATGGCGGCTTGATCGGGCAAGTGGCCGAATTGCTCGCCGCCATCCCCCAACTCGATTTGACGGTCGAGCTGATCACGCACCGCTATTCGCCGGGATCGAAGGCGACGCTGGAAAGCTGGTATCCGGGGTCGGACCTCGACATGGGCCTGGGCAATCGCACGGAGAAGCGCACCAAGTTCGGCTCGGTGAAGTTCGTCTACGACGCCACCACGATGCGCGCGCTCCGCACCTTCTTCGAGACCGAAATCGGCCGCCTGCTCCCAATGGCGCGGATCCTGTATTGGACCTGA
- a CDS encoding arsenic transporter, producing the protein MLLALAIFVVTITLVIWQPRGLGIGWSALGGAAVALLLGVVSLSDVPAVWGIVWNATATFVAIIIVSLLLDEAGFFEWAALHVARWGGGHGRRLFVLIVLLGAAVSALFANDGAALILTPIVIAMLRALGYKDKATLAFVMAAGFVADTASLPLIVSNLVNIVSADFFRIGFADYASVMVPVDLASIAATLVVLLLFFRRDVPASYDVAQLRAPADAIRDPATFKAGWVVLAALLAGFFFLEPIGVPVSAVATAGAVLLLVIAGRGDVIETRKVLAGAPWQVVIFSLGMYLVVYGLRNADLTDHLAGLLDRAAQGGVWGAAFGTGIIAALLSSVMNNMPTVLIGALSIDASHATGVVKDAMIYANVIGCDLGPKITPIGSLATLLWLHVLGQKGIRIDWGYYFKVGATMTVPVLLVTLAALALRLSAV; encoded by the coding sequence ATGCTCCTCGCGCTGGCCATCTTCGTCGTTACAATCACGCTCGTCATCTGGCAGCCCCGAGGCCTCGGCATCGGGTGGAGCGCGCTGGGCGGTGCGGCCGTGGCGCTGCTGCTCGGGGTGGTCTCGCTGTCCGACGTGCCGGCGGTATGGGGCATCGTCTGGAACGCGACCGCCACGTTCGTCGCAATCATCATCGTCAGCCTGCTGCTGGACGAGGCCGGATTCTTCGAATGGGCCGCGCTCCATGTCGCGCGCTGGGGCGGTGGGCATGGCCGACGGCTGTTCGTCCTGATCGTGCTGCTGGGGGCGGCGGTGTCGGCGTTGTTCGCCAATGACGGTGCGGCGCTGATCCTGACACCGATCGTCATCGCGATGCTGCGGGCACTCGGATACAAGGACAAGGCGACGCTGGCGTTCGTCATGGCGGCGGGGTTCGTCGCGGACACCGCCAGCCTGCCGCTGATCGTCTCCAACCTCGTCAATATCGTGTCGGCCGACTTCTTCCGCATCGGCTTTGCGGATTATGCGTCCGTGATGGTGCCGGTCGATCTGGCATCGATCGCTGCCACATTGGTCGTGCTGCTGCTGTTTTTCCGGCGTGACGTACCGGCGAGCTACGACGTGGCGCAGCTCCGCGCCCCGGCAGACGCGATCCGCGATCCTGCCACGTTCAAGGCCGGCTGGGTCGTCCTTGCCGCCCTGCTCGCCGGCTTCTTTTTCCTTGAGCCCATCGGCGTGCCCGTCAGCGCCGTCGCCACCGCCGGCGCGGTCCTGCTGCTCGTCATCGCCGGACGCGGCGACGTCATCGAAACCCGCAAGGTGCTGGCCGGGGCGCCATGGCAGGTCGTCATCTTCTCGCTCGGCATGTACCTGGTCGTCTACGGCCTGCGGAACGCCGACCTGACCGACCACCTCGCCGGCCTTCTCGATCGCGCCGCCCAGGGGGGCGTGTGGGGTGCGGCCTTCGGCACCGGAATCATCGCTGCTTTGCTGTCGTCGGTCATGAACAACATGCCGACCGTTTTGATCGGCGCGCTGTCGATCGACGCGAGCCACGCCACAGGCGTGGTCAAGGACGCCATGATCTATGCCAATGTGATCGGCTGCGACCTCGGCCCCAAGATCACGCCGATCGGCTCGCTCGCGACGTTGCTGTGGCTGCACGTCCTGGGGCAGAAAGGCATCCGGATCGACTGGGGCTATTATTTCAAGGTTGGCGCGACGATGACCGTCCCGGTGTTGCTGGTGACGCTCGCGGCGCTGGCGCTCCGGCTCAGTGCCGTATGA